A single Pseudomonas sp. HN11 DNA region contains:
- a CDS encoding ABC transporter ATP-binding protein, whose protein sequence is MAFLQLNALSKRYGAVDAVVATDLAVEKGEFVSLLGPSGCGKTTTLQMIAGFVDVSGGQILLDGRDITHAKPASRGLGVVFQSYALFPHMSVRDNVAFGLKMRKVPAAEIASKVKTVLELVRLAPHADRYPRELSGGQRQRVALARALVIEPPVLLLDEPLSNLDANLREEMQFEIRRIQCAVGITTLMVTHDQAEALSISDRVVVMQAGRVTQIDAPYKLYEHPRTRFISDFVGKANLLPGDYDPLGSPQVRHESGDGELTLSLRPEKIQLVDAGSGRLQGTVLDSYFFGSQWLYRIHTQLGEITVVRSNDGSAPLGCGAAVGLDWQASLLRVLAADEVRA, encoded by the coding sequence ATGGCATTTCTCCAACTCAACGCCTTGAGCAAACGCTACGGCGCCGTCGATGCGGTGGTCGCCACCGACCTTGCGGTGGAAAAAGGCGAGTTCGTTTCCCTGCTCGGCCCTTCGGGCTGCGGCAAGACCACTACTCTGCAAATGATCGCCGGCTTCGTTGATGTAAGCGGTGGGCAGATCCTGCTCGACGGTCGCGACATCACCCACGCCAAGCCCGCCAGCCGTGGCCTGGGCGTGGTGTTCCAGAGCTACGCACTGTTCCCGCACATGAGCGTGCGCGACAACGTCGCCTTCGGCCTGAAGATGCGCAAAGTGCCGGCCGCCGAGATCGCCAGCAAGGTCAAGACCGTATTGGAACTGGTACGCCTGGCGCCCCACGCTGACCGCTACCCACGTGAACTGTCCGGCGGCCAACGCCAGCGCGTGGCCCTGGCCCGTGCCCTGGTGATCGAACCACCGGTGTTGCTGTTGGATGAGCCGCTGTCCAACCTCGACGCCAACCTGCGCGAAGAAATGCAGTTCGAAATCCGCCGCATCCAGTGCGCCGTGGGCATCACCACCTTGATGGTCACCCACGACCAGGCCGAGGCGCTGTCCATCAGCGACCGCGTGGTGGTAATGCAGGCCGGGCGCGTGACCCAGATCGACGCGCCGTACAAGCTTTACGAACACCCGCGCACCCGCTTCATCTCGGACTTCGTCGGCAAGGCCAACCTGTTGCCGGGCGACTATGACCCGCTTGGGAGCCCGCAAGTGCGTCACGAAAGCGGTGACGGCGAGCTGACTCTGAGCCTGCGTCCGGAAAAGATCCAGCTGGTGGACGCCGGCAGCGGCCGACTGCAAGGCACGGTCCTCGACAGCTACTTTTTCGGCAGCCAATGGCTGTATCGCATCCACACCCAGCTGGGCGAAATCACCGTGGTGCGCAGCAATGATGGCAGCGCGCCGCTCGGTTGCGGTGCGGCGGTGGGCCTGGACTGGCAAGCCAGCCTGCTACGAGTGTTGGCCGCGGATGAGGTGCGCGCATGA
- a CDS encoding IclR family transcriptional regulator, with amino-acid sequence MNSIGRNEDDKEVGAGAVSRLFALLRTLGEVPEGGERVTQLAQQVGLSQPTTHRLLRSLMDEGMVEQDARSKRYRLSLEFFALAANAGKTANLRDLVRPSMLRLSASLGDSLFLLARSGFDAICLDRSEGPYPIRTFTGDIGGRVALGVGQGSLAILAFLPEEERETVIRYNLPRLKDFHLYDEVLLRSEVENVRNLGYAARNTGVLEGMAGLAVPILNRDGHAVAALSVATISDRLGPSRLPMVVELLKREAAAIGPRLNPFDPTLRRPSQTFGG; translated from the coding sequence ATGAATTCCATTGGTCGAAATGAAGATGATAAAGAAGTCGGCGCGGGTGCAGTGTCTCGACTGTTCGCCTTGCTGCGAACGCTGGGTGAAGTGCCGGAAGGCGGCGAACGCGTGACCCAACTCGCGCAACAGGTGGGCTTGTCCCAACCGACCACTCACCGCCTGCTGCGCAGCCTGATGGACGAAGGCATGGTCGAGCAGGACGCGCGCAGCAAGCGCTATCGCCTGAGCCTGGAGTTCTTCGCCCTGGCGGCGAACGCGGGCAAGACCGCCAACCTGCGTGACCTGGTGCGGCCGAGCATGTTGCGCCTGAGTGCGTCATTGGGAGATTCGCTGTTCCTGCTCGCGCGCTCCGGTTTCGACGCGATCTGCCTGGACCGCAGCGAAGGTCCGTACCCGATCCGCACCTTCACCGGCGATATTGGCGGGCGCGTGGCGTTGGGCGTGGGGCAGGGCAGTCTGGCAATCCTGGCATTCTTGCCAGAGGAAGAGCGCGAGACGGTAATCCGCTATAACCTGCCACGGCTCAAGGACTTCCACCTGTACGACGAAGTGCTGCTGCGCTCGGAAGTTGAGAACGTGCGCAACCTGGGGTATGCGGCGCGCAATACCGGGGTGCTGGAAGGCATGGCCGGGTTGGCGGTACCAATCCTTAATCGGGATGGGCATGCGGTGGCGGCGTTGAGTGTGGCGACCATCAGCGACCGGCTGGGGCCGAGCCGGTTGCCGATGGTGGTGGAGTTGCTCAAACGGGAAGCGGCGGCGATTGGGCCAAGGCTCAATCCGTTTGATCCGACGCTGCGCCGACCCTCGCAGACGTTTGGTGGATAA